The Moorena sp. SIOASIH genome includes a window with the following:
- a CDS encoding T3SS effector HopA1 family protein, whose product MVIDLMINLFILIYSDHYRYDSGILKLAKSDYPRVKKILHRCYDEYQAYFQKEVLLFTKPLAPGLRVFNLT is encoded by the coding sequence ATGGTTATTGATTTAATGATTAATTTATTTATCTTAATTTACTCTGACCATTACCGTTATGATTCGGGTATTCTTAAGTTAGCAAAAAGTGATTATCCAAGGGTCAAAAAGATTCTTCATAGATGCTATGATGAATATCAAGCTTATTTTCAAAAGGAAGTGCTCCTATTTACTAAACCATTAGCACCAGGGCTGAGGGTATTCAACCTGACTTGA
- a CDS encoding element excision factor XisH family protein, with protein MPVRDYYHDIVRNALQKDGWTITHDPYRLKLTRKKNLYIDLGAERLMAAEKGVHKIAVEIKSFRSASEMKDLEEAVGQFVLYEHLLARYEPERKLYLAVPEDVRASVFEEEAGQVLIEDKIIRIFTFDVNQEEVITWIP; from the coding sequence ATGCCAGTTCGTGACTACTATCATGATATTGTACGCAATGCCCTTCAAAAAGACGGTTGGACAATCACCCACGATCCCTATCGTTTAAAACTCACTAGAAAAAAGAATTTATATATTGACTTAGGGGCAGAACGACTCATGGCGGCGGAAAAAGGTGTCCATAAAATTGCTGTTGAAATCAAAAGTTTCCGCAGTGCATCAGAAATGAAAGATTTAGAGGAAGCAGTGGGTCAATTTGTCTTGTATGAACACCTACTGGCACGCTACGAACCCGAAAGAAAACTCTATTTAGCTGTTCCAGAAGATGTGAGAGCATCAGTGTTTGAAGAAGAAGCAGGACAAGTTTTAATCGAAGATAAAATCATTCGAATTTTTACCTTTGACGTAAATCAAGAGGAGGTTATTACATGGATACCTTAA
- a CDS encoding XisI protein, with translation MDTLNKTNLKQAIIKVLQDYVEFLGNDPESDLQLIIDENKDHYLLMEIGWHKNQRIYGSLIHIDIINEKIWLQQDGTEEGVANELVKLGISPQQIVLAFKTLERRKITDFAVS, from the coding sequence ATGGATACCTTAAACAAAACTAATCTAAAACAAGCCATTATCAAAGTCTTACAAGACTACGTTGAATTTTTAGGAAATGACCCCGAAAGCGACCTTCAATTAATCATTGACGAAAATAAAGATCACTATCTCCTCATGGAAATAGGTTGGCACAAAAATCAAAGAATTTACGGCAGTTTGATTCACATTGATATCATTAACGAAAAAATTTGGCTTCAACAAGACGGCACAGAAGAAGGAGTCGCCAACGAACTGGTAAAACTAGGCATTTCACCTCAACAAATTGTCCTTGCCTTTAAAACCTTAGAACGCCGTAAAATAACTGACTTTGCCGTTTCCTAA